In a single window of the Aminomonas paucivorans DSM 12260 genome:
- the nhaC gene encoding Na+/H+ antiporter NhaC gives MTERTGRAPTFLEALIVVAFSVTVIGAGVLLWKVDVHIPVLLATVFAAAVGYFVLRRPWAVIEEGIVGGITMAMTAILIMYTIGLVVGSWIQGGIVPSMIYYGLSILSPRVFLVSTLLICSIVSLATGSSWGTSGTVGIALIGIAAGLKIPTPLAAGIIISGAYLGDKMSPLSDTTNLAPAVAGADLFQHIRAMLWTTGPTYVIVLILALALGMRFAGGTLEVERIQAIQAVMAREFHVSPWGLLPPVLVIALVAMKIPALPGLMAGVLAGSAMALLQGVGIADMLNVLQNGYSPALSAALADASDTAAALKVLGENNLSIRPDLAKEVGGMLKDLLARGGLQAMNWTVSLSFCALAFGGVMEKCGFLDVILEKVLARVRTVGGLVTAVILSSVSCNILLGDQYLAIVIPGRMYKTTFAQKGLHPRMLSRCLEDAGTITSVLVPWNSCGAYHAGLFGVPTLEYLPYAFLNWMNPIVSILTAYLGIGIAWLGKRGEPILGRRRPDEA, from the coding sequence ATGACAGAGAGAACCGGACGGGCGCCCACGTTTCTGGAGGCGCTGATCGTGGTGGCTTTTTCCGTGACGGTGATTGGGGCGGGGGTGCTGCTGTGGAAGGTGGACGTCCACATCCCCGTGCTTCTGGCCACGGTCTTCGCCGCGGCGGTTGGCTACTTCGTGCTCCGTCGGCCCTGGGCGGTCATCGAGGAAGGCATCGTCGGAGGCATCACCATGGCCATGACGGCCATCCTGATCATGTACACCATCGGTCTCGTGGTGGGGTCCTGGATCCAGGGGGGCATCGTCCCGAGCATGATCTACTACGGTCTTTCGATCCTCTCCCCCCGGGTGTTCCTGGTGTCCACCCTGCTGATCTGCTCCATCGTCTCCCTGGCCACGGGATCCTCCTGGGGGACCTCGGGAACCGTGGGGATCGCCCTCATCGGCATTGCCGCGGGTCTGAAGATCCCCACCCCCCTGGCGGCGGGCATCATCATCTCCGGGGCCTACCTGGGGGACAAGATGTCTCCCCTGTCGGACACCACCAACCTGGCCCCCGCCGTGGCGGGAGCGGACCTGTTCCAGCACATCCGGGCCATGCTGTGGACCACCGGCCCGACCTACGTCATCGTCCTGATCCTGGCCCTGGCACTGGGGATGCGTTTCGCCGGAGGGACCCTGGAGGTGGAGCGCATCCAGGCCATCCAGGCGGTGATGGCCCGGGAGTTCCACGTGTCTCCCTGGGGACTGTTGCCCCCGGTGCTGGTCATCGCCCTGGTGGCCATGAAGATCCCCGCCCTGCCCGGCCTCATGGCCGGAGTTCTGGCGGGGAGCGCCATGGCGTTGCTCCAGGGGGTGGGGATCGCAGATATGCTGAACGTGCTGCAGAACGGCTATTCCCCCGCCCTGTCCGCCGCCCTGGCGGACGCCTCCGACACCGCCGCGGCCCTGAAGGTGCTGGGAGAGAACAACCTCTCCATCCGGCCGGACCTGGCCAAGGAGGTGGGAGGGATGCTCAAGGACCTCCTCGCCCGGGGAGGGCTGCAGGCCATGAATTGGACCGTCTCCCTGAGCTTCTGCGCCTTGGCCTTCGGCGGAGTCATGGAGAAGTGCGGTTTCCTGGATGTGATCCTGGAGAAGGTCCTGGCGAGGGTTCGCACCGTGGGCGGCCTGGTCACGGCGGTGATCCTCTCCAGCGTTTCCTGCAACATCCTTCTGGGGGACCAGTACCTGGCCATCGTGATCCCCGGGCGGATGTACAAGACCACCTTCGCCCAGAAGGGGCTGCACCCCCGGATGCTCTCCCGCTGCCTGGAGGACGCTGGCACCATCACCTCCGTGCTGGTGCCCTGGAACTCCTGCGGGGCCTACCACGCGGGGCTCTTCGGAGTGCCCACCCTGGAGTACCTGCCCTACGCGTTCCTGAACTGGATGAACCCCATCGTGTCGATCCTGACCGCCTACCTGGGCATCGGCATCGCCTGGCTGGGCAAGAGGGGAGAACCGATCCTGGGACGGCGGCGTCCCGACGAAGCCTGA
- a CDS encoding dimethylarginine dimethylaminohydrolase family protein, whose protein sequence is MQQVTVRGERWYPSERNFAESLGDYWGDWYCDSEAGVLKAVLMRRPGPELDGVTDPAAVRFKAPVDPETARRQHDALADLYRAHGVTVHYVEGYRPDRPNALFMRDQVLMTPEGAIVCRPAMEARRGEERFAAEALARLGVPILKTVNGDGIFEGACLLWVDRRTVILGTGCRANEAGARQVERELREIGVTDFLRFPIPFGHAHLDGLMNFPDRKTVMVFPWQVPYEVCRPLLDRGFRILENPHVEEVKLTFGINFVTLRPGKVVLPSGNPGTRALLEEAGVECVEADLSEIVKAWGATHCLTAFLRRDPI, encoded by the coding sequence TGGGGCGACTGGTACTGCGACTCCGAGGCGGGGGTTCTGAAAGCGGTGCTCATGCGTCGGCCCGGGCCGGAGCTGGACGGGGTGACGGACCCTGCGGCGGTGCGCTTCAAGGCCCCCGTGGATCCGGAGACGGCCCGAAGGCAGCACGATGCGCTGGCGGACCTCTACCGGGCCCACGGGGTGACGGTGCACTACGTGGAGGGGTACCGCCCCGACCGGCCCAACGCCCTGTTCATGCGGGATCAGGTGCTCATGACTCCCGAGGGGGCCATCGTGTGCCGTCCCGCCATGGAGGCCCGGCGGGGGGAGGAGCGCTTCGCCGCTGAGGCCCTGGCCCGGCTGGGGGTGCCCATCCTGAAGACGGTCAACGGGGATGGGATCTTCGAGGGGGCCTGCCTCCTGTGGGTGGACCGCAGGACGGTGATCCTGGGGACGGGCTGCCGGGCAAACGAGGCGGGGGCACGGCAGGTGGAACGGGAACTCCGGGAGATCGGGGTGACGGATTTCCTGCGCTTCCCCATCCCCTTCGGGCACGCCCATCTGGACGGGCTGATGAACTTCCCGGACCGGAAGACAGTCATGGTCTTCCCCTGGCAGGTGCCCTACGAGGTCTGCCGCCCCCTCCTCGATCGAGGCTTTCGGATCCTGGAGAACCCCCACGTGGAGGAGGTGAAGCTCACCTTCGGGATCAACTTCGTGACCCTGCGTCCCGGAAAGGTGGTGCTTCCCTCGGGGAACCCCGGGACCCGGGCCCTCCTGGAGGAGGCGGGGGTGGAGTGCGTGGAGGCGGACCTCTCGGAGATCGTGAAGGCCTGGGGGGCCACCCACTGCCTCACCGCGTTCCTCAGGAGGGACCCGATCTAG